The following coding sequences lie in one Niabella agricola genomic window:
- a CDS encoding DUF5107 domain-containing protein, whose protein sequence is MEVHAWQEVVKIPTYKTGLPDKNPMFLEKRVYQGSSGVVYPYQVIDKVYDEKEEKEWTALYLENDYLKVMILPELGGRIQMAYDKTNDYHFVYHNRVIKPALVGLLGPWISGGIEFNWPQHHRPTTFDATDFQILENKDGSKTVWVNEYEQMFGTKCALGFTLYPDRAYIELEAKLYNRTPFPQTFLWWANPAVAVDEHYQSVFPPDVNAVFDHGKRDVSSFPIATGTYYKVDYSPGTDISIYTNIPVPTSYMAVNSAFNFVGGYHHQKKAGIMHVADHHVSPGKKQWTWGCGAFGQAWDRQLTDEDGPYFELMCGVYTDNQPDFSWIMPNEVRTFKQYFMPYKNIGYVKNASIDAMVNLETTFDTATVQVYVTKEQSVTVRLMQAGNTLFSETVPLSPRKSFEKRVVVDHTAEAGQLTAEVLDAGGNLLIAYTPVDRNTEAIPDPAKPILQPELLATNEELYLAGLHLEQYRHATYSPLDYYREALRRDATDVRCNNAMGLWYLRRGQFETAEPFLRAAVEKLTSRNPNPYDGEPLYNLGLCLRYRKRLKGATDWLYKSTWNAAMQDNAYLQLAYISALQNNWDACAGFAKKSVLRNYNSLRARHIKAVALRQLQRWEEAAAVLQETLTIDGFDFAARFEWCRHLQRQGNREAAEKELQLLQQQMRNRSYSFIEMALQYAAAGLYKDATAFLSRVADHTTDPLVHYYMGYFDHLSGDHNQAAAWFGKAFEMSPDGVFPNRIEDIAVLTTAVEQNPGDYKALYYLGNYYYGKRLYDQARSCWEQSLAINPGFATVNRNLGIAYYNKFDKKEAALRLFQKAFEADPSDARVLFELDQLKKRFNIHPELRLSYLNQYPEQVRERDDLYIEYVGLYSLLGRFEEAGQLLQSRNFHPWEGGEGRTSGQHVLIHVELAKQALAKKDLDEAGRLLHKAEEYPANLGEGKLYGAQENDINYWLGCVEEAGGHNQAATIYWEKAAVGLSEPAPAIYYNDQQPDKIFYQGMALLKLGRPEEAAQRFRNLISYGEKHLNDPVTIDFFAVSLPDLMIFDDDLDLRNRIHCWYLMGLGYLGLGNMTAADQYLGQVLELDPAHTGAVLHRNLLPVA, encoded by the coding sequence ATGGAAGTGCATGCATGGCAGGAAGTGGTGAAGATTCCTACCTACAAAACCGGGCTGCCAGACAAGAACCCGATGTTCCTGGAAAAACGGGTATACCAGGGGAGCAGCGGCGTGGTGTATCCCTACCAGGTGATCGACAAAGTATACGATGAAAAGGAGGAGAAAGAGTGGACTGCTTTATACCTGGAGAACGATTATCTGAAGGTGATGATTCTTCCGGAACTGGGCGGACGGATCCAGATGGCCTATGATAAAACCAATGATTATCATTTTGTGTATCATAACCGGGTGATTAAACCCGCATTGGTGGGCCTGCTGGGCCCCTGGATCAGCGGCGGCATCGAATTCAACTGGCCGCAGCACCACCGTCCTACCACGTTTGATGCAACCGATTTCCAGATCCTTGAAAATAAAGACGGCAGCAAAACCGTATGGGTAAATGAGTATGAGCAGATGTTCGGCACCAAGTGTGCCCTGGGTTTTACCTTGTATCCGGATAGGGCCTACATTGAGCTGGAAGCGAAGTTGTATAACCGCACGCCGTTCCCGCAAACTTTTTTGTGGTGGGCCAACCCGGCGGTTGCAGTAGATGAACATTATCAAAGTGTATTCCCGCCGGATGTAAATGCTGTTTTTGATCACGGTAAGCGTGATGTAAGTTCCTTTCCGATCGCAACCGGCACCTATTATAAAGTGGATTACTCGCCGGGAACCGATATTTCAATTTACACCAATATTCCTGTGCCTACTTCTTATATGGCTGTTAACAGCGCATTCAATTTTGTAGGGGGATACCATCATCAGAAAAAAGCGGGCATCATGCATGTGGCCGATCACCATGTAAGTCCCGGTAAAAAACAGTGGACCTGGGGTTGTGGGGCATTTGGCCAGGCCTGGGACCGGCAGCTTACCGATGAAGACGGTCCTTATTTTGAGCTGATGTGCGGGGTGTATACCGATAATCAGCCTGATTTCAGCTGGATCATGCCAAATGAAGTGCGCACCTTTAAACAGTACTTTATGCCCTACAAGAACATTGGGTATGTAAAGAATGCTTCCATTGATGCCATGGTGAACCTGGAAACCACTTTCGATACGGCAACGGTACAGGTATACGTAACAAAGGAGCAATCGGTAACAGTTCGGCTGATGCAGGCAGGGAATACACTTTTTTCAGAAACGGTGCCGTTGTCTCCCCGGAAAAGTTTTGAAAAACGGGTGGTTGTTGACCACACGGCTGAGGCGGGGCAACTGACGGCTGAAGTACTGGACGCCGGTGGAAATCTGTTGATCGCGTATACTCCGGTAGATCGTAACACGGAAGCAATACCGGATCCGGCAAAACCCATATTGCAACCGGAATTGCTTGCTACCAATGAAGAGCTGTACCTGGCCGGTTTACACCTGGAGCAGTACCGGCATGCAACGTATTCGCCGCTGGATTATTATCGCGAAGCCCTGAGACGGGATGCTACAGATGTACGGTGCAACAATGCAATGGGGCTCTGGTACCTGCGCCGCGGCCAGTTTGAGACCGCGGAACCCTTCCTCCGCGCAGCGGTAGAAAAACTCACCTCCAGGAATCCCAATCCCTATGACGGAGAGCCGTTGTATAACCTGGGGCTCTGCCTGCGGTACCGGAAGCGTTTAAAAGGGGCCACGGACTGGTTGTATAAAAGTACGTGGAACGCTGCCATGCAGGATAATGCATACCTGCAGCTGGCGTACATCAGTGCGCTTCAGAACAACTGGGACGCCTGTGCCGGGTTTGCCAAGAAATCTGTTTTACGGAATTATAACAGCCTGAGAGCACGGCATATAAAAGCGGTGGCATTGCGGCAGCTGCAACGCTGGGAAGAGGCTGCTGCAGTGCTTCAGGAAACATTAACGATTGATGGATTTGATTTTGCCGCCCGGTTTGAATGGTGCCGGCACCTGCAACGGCAGGGCAACCGTGAAGCTGCTGAAAAGGAGTTGCAGTTGCTTCAACAACAGATGCGCAACCGTTCTTATTCGTTCATCGAAATGGCCCTGCAATATGCCGCGGCCGGTTTGTATAAAGATGCAACCGCTTTTTTATCCAGGGTAGCTGATCATACAACGGATCCGCTGGTGCACTATTACATGGGATATTTTGACCATCTGTCCGGCGATCATAACCAGGCTGCAGCCTGGTTCGGGAAAGCGTTTGAAATGAGCCCGGACGGCGTATTTCCCAATCGCATTGAAGACATTGCGGTGCTGACCACTGCAGTAGAACAGAATCCCGGTGATTATAAAGCCCTGTATTACCTGGGTAATTATTATTATGGAAAGCGCTTGTATGACCAGGCGCGGAGTTGCTGGGAACAATCGCTGGCTATAAATCCGGGGTTTGCCACGGTTAACCGGAATCTTGGAATCGCCTACTACAATAAGTTTGATAAAAAAGAAGCGGCCCTCCGTTTATTTCAAAAGGCGTTTGAGGCCGATCCATCAGACGCAAGAGTATTATTTGAGCTGGATCAGTTAAAGAAACGGTTTAATATACATCCGGAGCTGCGGCTTTCCTACCTCAATCAGTATCCCGAACAGGTGCGGGAACGCGACGATCTTTATATCGAATACGTTGGATTATACTCCCTGCTGGGCCGGTTTGAGGAAGCTGGCCAGCTGCTGCAGTCCCGTAATTTTCATCCATGGGAAGGAGGGGAAGGCCGGACCTCCGGTCAGCATGTGCTGATTCACGTAGAACTGGCCAAGCAGGCACTGGCAAAAAAAGACCTGGATGAAGCAGGGCGTTTATTGCATAAGGCGGAGGAATACCCGGCCAACCTGGGAGAAGGAAAACTGTATGGTGCACAGGAGAACGATATTAATTATTGGCTGGGATGTGTGGAAGAAGCCGGTGGCCATAACCAGGCCGCAACAATTTACTGGGAGAAAGCAGCCGTAGGTCTTTCAGAGCCGGCGCCCGCCATTTACTACAACGATCAGCAACCGGATAAGATCTTTTATCAGGGAATGGCGCTGCTGAAATTAGGCAGACCGGAAGAAGCGGCACAGCGGTTCCGCAACCTGATCAGCTACGGGGAAAAGCATTTGAATGACCCGGTCACGATCGATTTTTTTGCAGTGTCGCTGCCAGACCTGATGATTTTTGATGATGATCTGGACCTGCGTAACCGGATCCATTGCTGGTACCTGATGGGGCTGGGATACCTGGGATTGGGCAATATGACAGCGGCTGATCAATACCTGGGTCAGGTGCTGGAGCTGGATCCGGCACATACTGGTGCGGTGCTGCACCGGAACCTGCTGCCCGTTGCATAA
- the istB gene encoding IS21-like element helper ATPase IstB, protein MKLLGMHRALKACLEAGKSGTGTPDELIAQLVEAEWADRQNRNIGQRIKHARFRYKADIDDLYYHNDRNLDRNQIMKFEDCSYIDRAECILITGSAGIGKSYIASALGHHACSRGYRVMYHNASRLFSTLKMSRINDSYNKEIGRIERQQLLILDDFGLQPLDAQSRTALMEVIEDRHGKSALIITSQVPVSKWYDIIGEPTIADAILDRIIHQAHRMELTGTSLRKSRSAECVMIA, encoded by the coding sequence ATGAAACTTTTGGGCATGCACCGGGCATTAAAAGCCTGCCTGGAGGCGGGAAAATCAGGTACAGGCACGCCCGATGAACTGATTGCCCAGCTCGTGGAGGCCGAATGGGCCGACCGTCAAAACCGCAATATCGGTCAGCGCATCAAACACGCCCGGTTCCGCTACAAGGCCGATATAGATGATCTTTATTATCATAACGATCGCAATCTCGACCGCAACCAGATTATGAAGTTTGAAGACTGCAGTTATATAGACCGGGCCGAATGCATACTGATTACCGGGTCCGCCGGTATCGGCAAGAGTTATATTGCCTCCGCGCTGGGTCACCATGCCTGCAGCCGGGGATACAGGGTGATGTACCATAATGCTTCGCGGCTGTTTTCTACGCTTAAGATGAGCAGGATCAATGATTCCTACAATAAAGAGATCGGCCGCATCGAACGGCAGCAATTGCTGATACTGGATGATTTCGGCCTGCAGCCGCTCGATGCGCAAAGCCGTACAGCACTTATGGAAGTGATTGAGGACCGGCATGGTAAAAGTGCATTGATCATTACTTCACAGGTACCTGTAAGCAAATGGTATGATATTATCGGAGAGCCCACCATCGCCGATGCCATTCTCGACCGCATTATACACCAGGCGCACCGGATGGAACTCACCGGCACGTCCTTGCGGAAGAGCCGGAGTGCTGAATGTGTGATGATCGCCTAG